The Methanobacterium bryantii region ACAATAATTGGAATCATCCGAAGCATATGTTTTATAGTATCAAAATTAATAATTCAAATTAATATCTAAAAGTAATTAGCCTATGTTTAAGTTTCAATCCTTAAATTTGAGCTTATAAAAATTAATTAATTTAAAGGAGAAAAACAATTTTATGATGGATTTTGCTGCTTATTTTGGTAACTTGGCAGTTAACCTTATTGGAACCCTTGGTTATCTTGGTGTTGCAATTGGAACTGCATTCTTTCCAAGTGAGATAATAATGCCTTTAGCAGGGGTTGCCGTTTCCCATGGAAAAATGACGCTCTGGGGAATAATAGCTGCAGCACTCATAGGAGATGTTTCAGGTGCTTTAATCATTTATGGCATAGCATATATAGGCGGAAGACCTTTAATGGAAAAATACGGCAGATACATACTTATTGACCAGGATAAACTTGAGCAGGCAGACTCATGGTTTGAAAAATACGGACCTGAAGCAGTCCTGATAAGCAAACTTTTGCCTATAATGGGGAGAGTCATATCTGTGCCGGCTGGAATTGCCAAAATGAGCCTTAAAAAATTCATTGTTTACACTTTTATAGGTACTGTACCATTTGCAGTTACTTTAGGATATTTAGGAGTACAGTTAGGTATTAAATGGCCTGTTATAAAAGAATATCTTGATACGTGGGATATAGTAATAGTTGCAGTTGTTTTTATAGGTATCTTGAGTTATTTAATATATAAAAGACGCATCAATACAAAATAAGGATTATTTGTTCCATAATCAAACCATAAAAGAAGGAATCTGATAAAAATAGCCAGGCAGTGTCATATGGTATTTTTTAGTAATTCATTTATCAAGCTCAGTTAAGTCCGTCAAAATTCTCCTGACTATCATATTACCCACTATATCCGTTAATGTTCGAGATACAGCAAGTAAGTCTTGATCCAGCGGCCCAGTCATTCTCTCTTTAAATTGATTTAATTCACTATCAGTAACGGTTACTGTATACTCCCTAGTTTTCTTTTCCTCATTTACTTTATGTTTAAGCTCCATTTTTATCCCACCTATGCAAATATAACCTATTTCAAATTAAGTGCCATAAAATGATTTAAATTCTAAACAATGGATTTAGATCACGAAGCATTGCAATATTTGGGTTAAAGACACGTTTAAAAATAATTTCCACTACAGTTCATATACTGGAAATTCTATAGACAAATAATAAAGTTTGGTCCTTTTTAAGCTTTAAAACATCATTACATACTTTTATTCTTAATTAATTTAATATCTTACTAATTATATAATAAGTAATAAAAGGTGGTATTCCATGACTGAAGAATTAGTTCAGATGTTAAAAAATGATCATGATAACGTTAAAAATCTCCTAAAGGAAGCTTCAGATAAAGAAGATAGTTCTAAATTTAGAGAAATTAAACATCAGCTTAATATACACATGGAAGGTGAAGAAGAATATTTTTACCCAAGATTAAAACATATGGATGAATATGGAGTAAATCAGAGTTTTAAAGAACATGAAAAAGCCAGGAAAATGATTAAAGATATGGAAGAAATCCACTGGAAAGATAAAGAATGGATGAAAAAACTAATGGAGTTAAAAAAAACGGTAGAAGCTCATTTTGAAAAAGAAGAAAACATGATATTTCCTGAAAGTAAAAAACTCAGTACTCTTCAAAGAGAAGAAATAGCTCAAAATATAGAGAAAGAAAAGATGCGTAAAAAGTTAAAGAGCATTCCGCATGAAAAGTTAGTACCTTTACCTGATAATATTGATATTCCACAAACCATTCCTGCGTCTCAAGTTAAAGTACCTTCAATGTATATAAATGGAGACGTTGAATATGAAGATGCTGAAGGAAATAAAGTTGATAAAGAAAATGCCACCCATTTAAGACTTACGGGTATTGATAGAAGATCTGATGTTGTTGTAGGGCCTGTTAAACCTAAAGGGATGATTAAGTTGACTTTATATTTTAACAATAAAAATTCACCTGAAACCAAGGAAAAATCAACAAGCAGCAAAAGTA contains the following coding sequences:
- a CDS encoding DedA family protein, with the translated sequence MMDFAAYFGNLAVNLIGTLGYLGVAIGTAFFPSEIIMPLAGVAVSHGKMTLWGIIAAALIGDVSGALIIYGIAYIGGRPLMEKYGRYILIDQDKLEQADSWFEKYGPEAVLISKLLPIMGRVISVPAGIAKMSLKKFIVYTFIGTVPFAVTLGYLGVQLGIKWPVIKEYLDTWDIVIVAVVFIGILSYLIYKRRINTK
- a CDS encoding hemerythrin domain-containing protein — encoded protein: MTEELVQMLKNDHDNVKNLLKEASDKEDSSKFREIKHQLNIHMEGEEEYFYPRLKHMDEYGVNQSFKEHEKARKMIKDMEEIHWKDKEWMKKLMELKKTVEAHFEKEENMIFPESKKLSTLQREEIAQNIEKEKMRKKLKSIPHEKLVPLPDNIDIPQTIPASQVKVPSMYINGDVEYEDAEGNKVDKENATHLRLTGIDRRSDVVVGPVKPKGMIKLTLYFNNKNSPETKEKSTSSKSKIFNEEYKPIKN